From Psychrobacillus sp. FSL K6-2836, a single genomic window includes:
- a CDS encoding ABC transporter permease, whose translation MLFKDQVDFVRQHIKKNKLRVFMTVLAATMGCAFLIVLASIGFGIQDTMRNEILQDQAITEVEVYPNENEELNLQEIKSVPYVGAIVQRTSMEVMTTFHLEDRTIQGNLQLTDMKEEEQSNLKLSEGRLPQNESEIVVGYHFAQNLWTDEDRAKMEEVVEEADLPKGYEKSVIGETVSLSLQSYDSDNTFPEKWNFTVVGVMDNPAKDWIVDQSILMDKSWLPELTGAYEANVEEIPENFTYTTTKIYTSSLEHVKSVTKDLKDMGYSVYSVSEQLEQIDVFFMAFKIGLIFVGTIAILISSIGIFNTMTMAVTERTREIGVMKAIGASPKLIQRLFLMESAWIGIIGTVLAVIISYAVSYLANWLLPMVVGAALGEDGLQDLSITFSLIPWQLVVLASAISIGVAMISGWRPARKATKIDVIQALRQEL comes from the coding sequence ATGTTATTTAAAGATCAAGTCGACTTTGTTCGACAACATATTAAGAAAAATAAGTTACGTGTATTTATGACAGTGCTTGCCGCAACAATGGGCTGTGCGTTTTTAATCGTGTTAGCTTCGATTGGATTTGGTATACAAGATACTATGCGCAACGAAATCCTCCAAGATCAAGCCATCACGGAAGTAGAAGTTTACCCGAATGAAAATGAAGAATTAAATCTGCAAGAAATCAAATCTGTACCATATGTGGGCGCAATCGTTCAAAGAACAAGCATGGAAGTTATGACAACCTTCCATTTAGAGGACCGTACGATACAAGGAAACTTGCAATTAACTGATATGAAAGAGGAAGAACAATCAAACCTTAAATTATCAGAAGGACGATTACCACAAAATGAATCGGAAATAGTAGTAGGGTACCACTTTGCACAGAATTTATGGACAGATGAAGACCGTGCAAAAATGGAAGAAGTTGTTGAAGAGGCAGATCTTCCAAAGGGTTATGAAAAGTCGGTTATCGGCGAAACAGTTTCATTGTCATTGCAATCATATGATTCAGATAATACTTTCCCAGAAAAATGGAATTTTACAGTTGTAGGTGTAATGGATAATCCAGCAAAAGACTGGATTGTAGATCAAAGCATTTTAATGGATAAATCATGGCTACCAGAATTAACAGGAGCTTATGAAGCAAATGTAGAAGAAATTCCGGAAAACTTTACTTACACAACTACTAAAATCTATACATCTAGTTTAGAGCATGTGAAATCAGTAACAAAAGACTTAAAGGATATGGGCTATAGCGTCTATTCTGTATCAGAGCAATTAGAGCAAATCGATGTATTCTTTATGGCATTTAAAATTGGATTAATCTTCGTTGGAACAATTGCAATTCTTATATCATCTATTGGTATTTTCAACACAATGACAATGGCAGTAACTGAAAGAACTCGTGAAATTGGCGTGATGAAAGCAATTGGAGCTAGCCCTAAACTAATTCAACGATTGTTCTTAATGGAAAGTGCATGGATTGGCATAATTGGTACTGTCCTTGCGGTCATCATTTCATATGCAGTGAGCTATCTTGCTAACTGGCTGCTACCAATGGTTGTTGGGGCTGCATTAGGGGAGGATGGACTTCAAGACTTATCTATTACATTTTCATTAATCCCTTGGCAGCTAGTAGTTTTAGCGTCTGCTATTAGTATCGGAGTAGCAATGATCTCCGGCTGGAGACCAGCACGCAAAGCAACTAAAATTGACGTGATTCAAGCATTACGTCAGGAATTATAA
- a CDS encoding class I SAM-dependent methyltransferase has translation MEFQEMKEYLLEQIVTKQLVSATISQPRAKSNEVKRVKLKPIEIKNTYHIQLEYQYERILKHENIALDAFTETLDELLEQFRQLHIDFKAEKVQAQLSKKNKVMWKSEKSAATKAVDLSHNRKKNYLLDEHTPYPFLIRLGVQTSDGKVKKQKYDKFKQINRFIEFIDDTLAYLPKDKTVRILDFGSGKSYLTFALYHYLKIEKGLDIRVTGLDLKKEVIEECAQIADDLGYDQLEFLVGDINDYNDETAVDMVVTLHACDVATDMALARAVKWDASVILSVPCCQHELNTQLNAPGLDIMLKHGLIKERFAALATDSIRAEILNMVGYEAQLVEFIDMENTPKNILIRAYKTGKKPTSEQMTSYQQFKQMLNAKPFLENELKDYLN, from the coding sequence ATGGAATTTCAGGAAATGAAAGAATACTTGCTTGAGCAAATTGTAACGAAGCAGTTAGTCAGTGCAACCATTAGTCAACCACGTGCAAAGTCTAATGAAGTGAAACGAGTAAAATTAAAACCGATTGAGATAAAAAATACGTATCATATCCAGCTTGAATATCAGTACGAGCGAATATTGAAGCATGAAAATATTGCTTTAGATGCATTTACAGAAACATTAGATGAGCTCTTAGAACAGTTCCGTCAGCTTCATATAGATTTCAAAGCAGAAAAAGTACAGGCTCAGCTTTCTAAGAAAAACAAAGTGATGTGGAAATCAGAAAAATCAGCAGCCACAAAAGCGGTAGACCTTTCCCATAACCGTAAAAAAAATTATTTGTTGGATGAGCATACACCATACCCTTTTCTTATACGATTAGGTGTGCAGACATCTGATGGAAAAGTCAAAAAGCAAAAGTATGACAAGTTTAAACAAATTAATCGCTTTATCGAATTTATCGATGATACACTTGCCTACCTCCCCAAGGATAAAACCGTTCGAATTCTCGATTTTGGATCAGGTAAATCGTATTTAACATTCGCATTATATCATTATTTAAAAATCGAAAAAGGACTTGATATCCGAGTTACTGGGCTTGATTTGAAAAAGGAAGTCATTGAAGAATGTGCACAAATTGCAGATGATTTAGGATACGATCAGCTAGAATTTTTAGTTGGAGATATTAATGACTATAATGACGAAACTGCTGTGGATATGGTTGTCACGCTTCATGCCTGCGACGTTGCAACAGATATGGCACTTGCAAGAGCTGTTAAATGGGATGCGAGCGTTATATTAAGCGTACCTTGCTGCCAACACGAATTAAATACACAGCTAAATGCACCGGGTTTAGATATTATGTTGAAACATGGACTAATTAAAGAACGCTTTGCAGCTTTAGCAACGGATTCCATACGAGCAGAGATTTTGAATATGGTTGGATACGAAGCACAATTAGTAGAGTTTATCGATATGGAAAACACACCAAAGAACATATTGATACGTGCTTATAAGACGGGCAAAAAACCTACTTCTGAACAAATGACCAGTTATCAGCAATTTAAACAGATGCTAAATGCAAAGCCGTTTTTGGAGAATGAATTAAAGGATTATTTGAATTGA